Genomic DNA from Bacterioplanes sanyensis:
ATGGCCACAATAGCCGGATCAGCGATGCGTTGACGCAATGGCGGCAGTAGAATTTTCACGGCAATCATGGCGTACAGAAATACTCCTAGAAATACCGTGTACAGCAGCAGCGCTAGTGCACTGACAATGCCTGTGAAAGTTGAGCCAGATGGGCTCGCGCTATTATTTGCCATGAATCAGCGTTCCCAAATAAATCTGCTTAGGATACTACTGTTTTTTGCATCCAGATCAATTTGTTAGGCGCTGTTTTGAGTGAACTGTTGGTCATTTATTACGAGTTGTTATGCAACATAGAATTCAGATAGATCCAGGCTGGCTCACTATCGCTGCCCCCATCACCGAGACGGATCTTCATCAGCATACTTGCTGGCAACTGGTGCTTGGTCATGACTGGCAGTTGCTGCTTGATGATCAGGCATTAACAGGCTCTTACGTTATCGCACTGGCACCTGGTGTGATGCATGCTTTAAGGCTGTCCCAAGGGGTCGTGATACTGCTCGAACAGCAAAGCGCAGTCGGACGTTGGTTAAAGCAGCAAAGCGCAGGCAAGAGTCGCTTTTCCTTGGGTTGTGACCCGGCGTTAAGCCCGGATGGTTTTCGCCGCTGGATTGAACAACAAAGCCAAACCCACGAAGTCGCTATGGATGCTCAAATAAGTCAGCTGTTAACACAGCTTGATGGCTGCTTGGTGGCGGATTGCATTAAGCCGTCGCAATGGCGAGCGGCGCAGGTGGCGCAGCAGTTGGGCTGGTCTGAAAGCCATTTTTTACACCGCTTTAAACAGTCTATGGGTGTGCCCTGGCGGCCTTATTTAAAATGGCGGCGTTTGCAGTGTGCCTTATTAGCCTTGCAGCGAGGGCAGTCAGCCACGGAAGCTGCTCATGCCGCTGGTTTTTCCGACAGTGCGCATCTTTCACGCACTTTTCGCCAGCAGTTTGGCCTGACTATTCGACAAGCGTTACGCCAGTTTTTGTAATCGCTCATCGCCAGTTTATTCAAGTAACTTGTTGCTCATACTCTTAATCTGGTGGCCTCTAACGGGAGGTACCTATGAGCGATTATTTGATACACACGGATATGCTGGATTTTCAACATACGGATTTGCAAACGCTGATCGATCAGCGCGGCTGGCGCCAGCTCGATGGTTATGCTGCCATCGGTGCTGTATACGATTTTGTACGCGACGAGATTTTGTTTGGCTACAACGCCCATGATGAGCTGAAGGCCAGTCAGGTGCTCGCCGATGGCTATGGCCAGTGCAATACCAAAGGTACACTGTTAATGGCGTTATTACGTGCGTTGGGTATTCCCTGTCGTTTACATGGCTTCACTATTTTTAATCGCTTACAGCAAGGTGCCATTCCCACCTGGCTCATGCCATTCGTGCCAGAGCGTATTGTGCACAGTTGGGTGGAAGTCTTGTACCAGCAGCGTTGGATTAACCTTGAAGGTTATATTATCGACCAGCGCTATCTAAATCAGATTCAGCATCGCTTTGCCAAGCAGGGCGGCGGGGAGGGTGAAAACTGCACGGCATTCAGCGGTTATGGCATTGCCACCACCTGTTTGGCTGAGCCCAATATCAACTGGCAAGGAGAAGACACCTATATTCAACGCCAAGGCATTGCCGATGATTATGGTATTTTTGCCCATCCCGATGATTTTTATCGCCAGCATCGCAATTTAACTGGTGTGAAGCGTTGGTTTTATTGTTACGCATTGCGTCATGTGCTTAATCGCAATGTTAGGCGCATTCGGGACCTTGGACGTTTCTAATTAACTCGGTGTCCTTGGCATTGCTCGTCGTTGAGCATTTTTAATGCGATGTGCTGCTGAAAATGCAACAAAAAAAGCCCGGCAAATGCCGGGCTTTTTACTGGGCTAGGTGGAATTGCTAGGGATTATTTATCCGTTGCAATCACAGCCGTTGCCGCTTTTTTGGTGTACTCGTCCATCTTGTCGAAGTTCAAGTACTTGTAGATGTCGGCAGACATGCTATCCAAGTTCTTGGCGTACTCCATGTATTCCGCAGGTGTAGGCAGTTTGCCTAAGATGCCGCCCACCGCTGCCAGTTCCGCAGAGGTCAGGTACACATTGGCGCCATCACCCAAACGGTTA
This window encodes:
- a CDS encoding transglutaminase-like domain-containing protein, which gives rise to MSDYLIHTDMLDFQHTDLQTLIDQRGWRQLDGYAAIGAVYDFVRDEILFGYNAHDELKASQVLADGYGQCNTKGTLLMALLRALGIPCRLHGFTIFNRLQQGAIPTWLMPFVPERIVHSWVEVLYQQRWINLEGYIIDQRYLNQIQHRFAKQGGGEGENCTAFSGYGIATTCLAEPNINWQGEDTYIQRQGIADDYGIFAHPDDFYRQHRNLTGVKRWFYCYALRHVLNRNVRRIRDLGRF
- a CDS encoding helix-turn-helix transcriptional regulator, which encodes MQHRIQIDPGWLTIAAPITETDLHQHTCWQLVLGHDWQLLLDDQALTGSYVIALAPGVMHALRLSQGVVILLEQQSAVGRWLKQQSAGKSRFSLGCDPALSPDGFRRWIEQQSQTHEVAMDAQISQLLTQLDGCLVADCIKPSQWRAAQVAQQLGWSESHFLHRFKQSMGVPWRPYLKWRRLQCALLALQRGQSATEAAHAAGFSDSAHLSRTFRQQFGLTIRQALRQFL